From a region of the Chloroflexota bacterium genome:
- a CDS encoding DEAD/DEAH box helicase family protein: MTPEQRARQNIDAQLEAAGWIVQDYQTRNLTAGQGIAVREFPLVQGFADYLLFVDKRSIGVLEAKPEGTPLSGVEIQSRTYSQRLPATLQADSWGLIFLYDSNGKQTQCTDLRDPAPRARPVFGFHQPQTLRTWAEATTSLRQRLRNLVTQHPLSAMNGQLWKPQADAISQLELSLADNRPRSLIQMATGSGKTFVMVSEIYRLVKFAKVDRVLFLVDRNNLGRQALNAFQQYATPDDGRKFTELYPVQLLQGPQIDKSAKVCITTIQRLYAMLMNQAYPDAETEEASLFEQDGPTTEQFVSYNQQIPIEMFDVIVTDECHRSIYNVWRQVLEYFDAFLIGLTATPSAQTFGFFNQNLVMEYTRQQAVADGVNVDGDVFRIRTLIGTQGSTVEAEHYVDYRSRETRQVRWEKLDEDVQYSAADLDRDVVAIDQIRTVLEVFRDALFTTMFPERSGNIVPKTLIFAKSDNHAEDIVRIAREVFAKGNDFCQKITYRSAGKPEELISQFRNSYYPRIAVTVDMIATGTDIKPLEVVLFMRSVESRVLFEQMIGRGTRVISASDLQEVTSDALAKTRFVIIDAVGVIERNKFDTQSLEQKPSTSLADLLELLASGSRDPEVMLTVAGRIARLDRQLTDNQRYQLERTLGQRLAQLSAALLDACSADAILANAQERFQIAEPTPGQLDAVAEELASLALEPLYDPIIRNALLAARAQREQLIDHLSRDQVREAGFSSISKDHALQKVQQFQDFVAQNRNSITALQMLYNQPYALRSLSLQHLQELSEALATAQLLPLEIWESYRRTGKATVVNPQTTLTDLISLVGSVVNPEQALVPFPSLIAQRMQTWLAEQAAAGINFSQQQRWWLDQIANHIGLSLQIQAKDLGHGAFADAGGVVALERAFGSSWKTLLIEVQRALVG; this comes from the coding sequence ATGACCCCAGAACAACGCGCCCGTCAGAATATTGATGCTCAACTCGAAGCCGCTGGTTGGATCGTCCAAGATTATCAAACGCGGAATCTGACTGCTGGTCAAGGCATTGCGGTTCGTGAATTTCCCTTGGTACAGGGCTTTGCCGATTATTTATTATTTGTGGATAAACGCTCAATTGGGGTCTTAGAAGCCAAGCCTGAAGGTACACCATTAAGCGGGGTGGAGATTCAGTCGCGGACCTATAGCCAACGCTTACCAGCAACGCTCCAGGCTGACAGTTGGGGGTTGATCTTTCTCTACGATAGCAACGGCAAACAAACCCAATGCACCGATCTGCGTGATCCTGCGCCGCGTGCTCGGCCAGTCTTTGGATTTCATCAGCCTCAAACCTTGCGCACATGGGCCGAAGCAACAACCTCGTTACGCCAACGCTTGCGCAATCTGGTCACGCAACATCCGCTCAGCGCCATGAATGGGCAGTTGTGGAAGCCGCAAGCTGATGCAATTAGCCAGCTAGAACTTTCGCTGGCCGATAATCGCCCACGTTCGCTGATTCAGATGGCAACTGGCAGCGGCAAAACCTTTGTGATGGTTTCGGAGATTTATCGGCTGGTAAAGTTTGCCAAGGTCGATCGGGTGTTGTTTTTGGTCGATCGCAATAACCTTGGCCGCCAAGCGCTCAATGCGTTTCAGCAATACGCTACGCCCGACGATGGCCGCAAATTTACCGAGTTGTATCCAGTTCAGCTGCTCCAAGGCCCGCAGATCGATAAAAGTGCCAAGGTCTGTATTACAACGATTCAGCGCTTGTATGCAATGTTGATGAACCAAGCCTACCCCGACGCCGAGACCGAGGAAGCTTCGCTGTTTGAGCAGGATGGCCCAACAACTGAGCAATTTGTGAGCTACAACCAGCAGATTCCGATTGAAATGTTCGATGTGATTGTGACCGATGAATGCCATCGCTCAATTTATAACGTTTGGCGGCAGGTGCTGGAGTATTTCGATGCCTTCTTGATTGGCTTAACCGCAACGCCTTCAGCCCAAACCTTTGGTTTTTTCAATCAGAATTTGGTTATGGAATATACCCGCCAGCAAGCGGTCGCCGATGGGGTCAATGTCGATGGCGATGTCTTTCGGATTCGCACGCTGATCGGGACCCAAGGCAGCACGGTTGAGGCCGAGCATTATGTCGATTATCGCAGCCGCGAAACGCGCCAAGTTCGTTGGGAAAAGCTCGATGAGGATGTGCAGTATAGCGCCGCCGACCTTGATCGCGATGTCGTGGCGATCGATCAGATTCGCACGGTGCTTGAGGTGTTTCGCGATGCCTTGTTTACCACGATGTTTCCAGAGCGCAGTGGCAATATCGTGCCTAAAACCTTGATTTTTGCCAAAAGTGATAATCACGCTGAGGATATTGTGCGGATCGCCCGTGAGGTTTTTGCCAAGGGCAATGATTTTTGCCAAAAAATTACCTATCGCTCGGCGGGCAAGCCCGAGGAGTTGATTAGCCAATTTCGCAATAGTTATTACCCACGGATCGCCGTTACCGTCGATATGATCGCTACTGGCACCGATATCAAGCCGCTTGAGGTGGTGTTGTTTATGCGTTCGGTCGAATCACGCGTGCTGTTTGAGCAAATGATCGGGCGCGGAACCCGCGTGATCAGCGCCAGCGATTTGCAAGAGGTGACCAGCGATGCGCTGGCCAAAACCCGCTTTGTGATTATTGATGCAGTTGGCGTGATTGAACGCAATAAATTTGATACCCAATCGCTAGAGCAGAAGCCGAGCACAAGTCTAGCTGATTTGCTTGAGTTGCTCGCTAGCGGTAGTCGTGATCCTGAGGTGATGTTAACGGTCGCCGGACGAATCGCCCGCCTTGATCGCCAACTGACCGACAATCAACGCTATCAACTTGAGCGCACGCTTGGCCAGCGCTTGGCGCAATTGAGTGCGGCGTTGCTGGATGCCTGTTCCGCTGATGCGATTCTGGCCAATGCGCAGGAGCGTTTTCAAATCGCCGAGCCAACTCCAGGTCAGTTGGATGCCGTCGCCGAGGAGTTAGCCAGCCTAGCACTCGAACCCCTGTACGATCCAATCATTCGCAACGCCTTGCTGGCTGCCCGCGCCCAACGTGAGCAATTGATCGATCACCTCAGCCGTGATCAAGTTCGCGAGGCTGGTTTTAGCAGTATTTCCAAGGACCATGCGCTGCAAAAAGTTCAGCAATTTCAAGATTTTGTGGCGCAAAACCGCAATTCGATCACCGCCCTGCAAATGTTGTACAATCAACCGTATGCCTTGCGTTCGTTGAGCTTGCAGCATTTACAAGAATTAAGCGAGGCTTTGGCGACAGCCCAGCTATTGCCGCTTGAAATATGGGAATCGTATCGCCGAACTGGTAAAGCGACGGTGGTGAATCCCCAAACAACGTTGACCGATTTGATTTCGTTGGTTGGCAGCGTGGTCAATCCTGAACAAGCTTTAGTGCCCTTTCCCAGCCTGATTGCTCAACGCATGCAAACATGGCTAGCCGAACAAGCCGCCGCTGGCATCAACTTCAGCCAGCAACAACGCTGGTGGCTCGACCAAATCGCCAATCATATTGGCCTAAGTTTGCAAATTCAAGCCAAAGATTTGGGCCACGGCGCGTTTGCCGATGCTGGCGGTGTCGTGGCTTTGGAGCGAGCATTTGGCAGCAGTTGGAAAACGCTCTTGATTGAGGTGCAACGGGCCTTGGTTGGGTAG
- a CDS encoding clostripain-related cysteine peptidase: protein MQQIAPRRWRLTRFSLILLLLLAACADLSEPTPVAKRTPIAGQATPAAPTRTPAGRDDQTWLIMLYSDADDEILEEDMLNDINEAELVGSTDRVRVVAQVDRYDGGFDGDGDWTSTKRFYIEQDDNLEQMNSKELADLGEVNMADADTLTDFVTWAAKTYPSDKYVLIMSDHGAGWPGGWSDPDPSTLGRHDIPLAESFGDMLFLMEMSEALEHIIAETNIGEFELIGFDACLMSHVEVYSAIAPYARYAVASQEVEPSLGWAYAAILGRLTDSPEIDGAELSRAIVDSYIEQDQQILDDDARAKYVSRTYDFEGDVSAEEVLEQERKAITLTAIDLGKLPAVIDALDRLVITLAEAERKDIAAARRYTQAFESVFDSDQPKPYIDLGHFAQLLKQKVNVPSVNKAADDLIAAIDRSLIEEKHGDEKAGATGISIHFPNSKLYTSADAGYKSYNTVAVNFVNDSLWDEFLAFQYAKKPLPTTIEQPTATVERQPTPTPEPIDVTEVEAPGSEPITVAAIELSSTTASLDQPVVLTSSITGDNIAFVYIFIGYYDQESDSIQVLDMDYLDAEQTREIGGVFYPDWGEASTIDIEFEWDTQVFAMHNETTASLALFSPEDYGASPEDATYTVEGLYTTAKGKKTRRALLLFSNGELVQVLGYTGKEDTGSLREINPKRGDKFVVLDTWLEESQQTGESEFVNYEGETFVFGDDNFTWELEPAPAGNYLVGFFAEDFDGNVYSAYETLIVE from the coding sequence ATGCAGCAGATTGCGCCGCGACGTTGGCGTTTAACTCGTTTTAGCCTCATTTTACTCTTGCTCTTAGCCGCTTGTGCCGATCTCTCCGAACCAACTCCGGTGGCAAAACGCACTCCGATTGCTGGCCAAGCTACGCCCGCCGCCCCAACTCGCACCCCCGCTGGCCGCGACGATCAGACTTGGCTGATTATGCTGTACTCCGATGCCGACGATGAGATACTTGAAGAAGATATGCTCAACGACATCAACGAGGCTGAATTGGTTGGCTCAACCGATCGGGTGCGGGTAGTAGCTCAAGTCGATCGCTACGATGGCGGCTTCGATGGCGATGGCGATTGGACGAGCACCAAACGCTTTTACATCGAACAAGACGACAACCTTGAGCAAATGAACTCTAAGGAACTCGCCGATCTTGGCGAAGTTAATATGGCCGATGCCGATACCTTGACCGATTTCGTTACCTGGGCCGCCAAAACCTATCCCTCGGACAAATATGTGTTAATTATGTCTGATCATGGGGCTGGCTGGCCCGGCGGCTGGAGCGACCCTGACCCTTCGACCCTAGGCCGTCACGATATTCCGCTAGCCGAGAGCTTTGGCGATATGCTCTTTCTGATGGAGATGAGCGAAGCGCTCGAACATATCATCGCTGAAACCAATATTGGCGAATTCGAGTTAATCGGCTTTGATGCCTGCTTGATGAGCCATGTTGAGGTCTATAGTGCGATCGCCCCATATGCTCGCTATGCTGTGGCCTCACAAGAAGTCGAGCCATCGCTGGGCTGGGCTTATGCTGCAATTTTAGGGCGATTAACCGATAGCCCTGAAATCGATGGCGCTGAGCTTTCGCGGGCAATTGTCGATAGTTATATCGAGCAAGATCAGCAAATTCTCGATGATGATGCCCGCGCCAAATACGTTTCGCGCACCTACGATTTTGAGGGCGATGTTTCTGCCGAAGAAGTTTTAGAGCAGGAGCGCAAGGCGATCACCCTGACAGCAATCGATTTGGGCAAATTGCCTGCGGTGATCGATGCACTTGATCGCTTGGTAATTACTTTGGCCGAGGCTGAGCGCAAAGATATTGCCGCAGCACGACGCTATACCCAAGCCTTTGAGAGCGTGTTTGATAGCGATCAACCCAAACCCTACATTGATCTTGGGCATTTTGCCCAATTGCTCAAGCAAAAAGTCAATGTGCCAAGCGTCAACAAAGCCGCTGATGACCTGATTGCAGCGATCGATCGTAGTTTGATCGAAGAGAAACATGGCGATGAAAAGGCTGGGGCAACGGGCATCTCGATCCACTTTCCCAATTCCAAACTGTATACCAGTGCCGATGCTGGCTACAAATCCTATAACACGGTTGCCGTAAATTTCGTCAACGATTCGCTATGGGATGAATTTTTGGCCTTCCAATACGCCAAAAAGCCATTGCCAACCACCATCGAGCAACCAACCGCAACTGTCGAACGTCAACCAACCCCAACGCCAGAGCCAATTGATGTGACCGAGGTTGAGGCACCTGGCTCCGAGCCAATTACGGTTGCCGCGATTGAACTTTCAAGCACAACCGCCAGCCTCGATCAGCCTGTTGTGCTCACCAGCAGCATCACTGGCGATAATATTGCCTTTGTTTATATTTTCATCGGCTACTACGATCAAGAATCCGATTCAATTCAAGTTTTGGATATGGACTACCTTGATGCTGAACAAACCCGCGAAATTGGCGGGGTCTTTTATCCCGATTGGGGCGAGGCCTCGACGATTGATATTGAGTTCGAGTGGGATACCCAAGTTTTTGCCATGCACAACGAAACCACTGCAAGCCTAGCCTTGTTCAGCCCCGAAGATTATGGTGCATCGCCGGAAGATGCCACCTACACGGTCGAAGGCTTGTACACCACGGCCAAAGGCAAAAAGACTCGCCGAGCATTGTTGTTGTTTAGCAATGGCGAGTTGGTGCAGGTGCTCGGGTATACTGGCAAGGAAGATACTGGTTCGTTGCGCGAAATCAACCCCAAGCGTGGCGATAAATTTGTCGTGCTCGATACCTGGCTTGAAGAATCACAACAAACTGGCGAGAGTGAATTTGTCAATTACGAAGGCGAAACCTTTGTATTTGGCGATGATAACTTTACTTGGGAGCTTGAACCAGCTCCTGCTGGGAATTACCTCGTTGGCTTCTTCGCTGAAGATTTTGATGGTAACGTCTACTCAGCCTATGAAACCTTGATTGTCGAGTAA
- a CDS encoding GntR family transcriptional regulator has translation MYLQIIEQIKLHISVGDWPPGMELPSMRELAVGLCVSVITVKRAYFELERAGIIVTQQGKGSFVADMSAASPQLWAQDLATHLAHVVRLGALLGLTREDLVDQLRAAATYLAKDQL, from the coding sequence ATGTATCTCCAAATCATCGAGCAGATTAAGCTGCACATCAGCGTGGGCGATTGGCCACCAGGCATGGAACTTCCCTCCATGCGTGAACTGGCCGTTGGCTTATGTGTCAGTGTGATCACGGTTAAGCGTGCCTATTTTGAGCTTGAACGAGCGGGGATCATTGTGACCCAGCAGGGAAAGGGATCATTCGTTGCTGACATGTCAGCGGCAAGTCCACAGCTCTGGGCACAAGACTTAGCAACCCATCTTGCTCATGTCGTCCGACTCGGGGCACTGCTTGGGCTGACGCGTGAAGACCTCGTTGACCAATTGCGTGCTGCCGCGACCTACTTAGCAAAGGATCAGCTATGA
- a CDS encoding metallophosphoesterase translates to MSIVIVVSILLLYASINWYLGRRTWQWLQALIPQRIPRWGYWVVVWLLASTPLLTRLVAGRIPASMMAIVAALGSYWIAIFVYAGMLLALVDLLRLIQRLTGIAAASMQRPRRLVVVTGAIVMAFLVGILGYGTWRARTPVVAEYALTVAAPVSTPQTITIVLISDTHLGYTNGANRIRELVTMANGLQPDLVLIAGDIIDDDLQPFRDQAMATELSKLQARLGIYAIMGNHDVRAEELAVFRSELANAGIQLLIDEWVTVDQQIVLVGRDDIGGPRTSGAVVGKPLAEIIQTADPSLPLLVMDHNPNRFEDSVAVGADLQVSGHTHAGQIFPFTLLTNQIYDQHWGTLKTGASQLVVSSGFGTWGPPIRVGTIPEVVRIELTLTP, encoded by the coding sequence ATGAGCATCGTTATCGTCGTTAGCATACTCCTGCTCTATGCCAGCATTAATTGGTATCTTGGTCGCCGCACATGGCAATGGCTTCAGGCGCTTATCCCACAGCGTATCCCGCGCTGGGGCTACTGGGTCGTGGTGTGGCTGCTGGCAAGTACGCCGCTACTGACTCGCCTCGTGGCTGGTCGTATACCCGCGAGCATGATGGCGATCGTCGCCGCGCTTGGCAGCTATTGGATCGCCATTTTTGTCTATGCAGGTATGCTGCTGGCATTGGTGGATCTGCTGCGCCTGATCCAGCGCTTAACCGGAATCGCCGCCGCATCCATGCAGCGCCCACGTCGCCTAGTAGTGGTCACGGGAGCCATCGTAATGGCTTTCTTAGTTGGTATTCTAGGCTATGGCACCTGGCGAGCACGCACGCCAGTCGTGGCCGAGTACGCGCTAACAGTTGCTGCGCCCGTTAGCACGCCCCAAACAATCACAATTGTGCTCATATCCGACACCCACCTTGGCTATACCAATGGGGCAAATCGGATTCGCGAGCTAGTAACAATGGCGAATGGACTGCAACCTGACCTTGTGCTGATTGCTGGCGATATTATTGATGATGATCTTCAGCCGTTTCGCGACCAAGCCATGGCAACAGAGCTGAGCAAACTTCAGGCGCGGCTTGGAATTTACGCGATTATGGGCAATCACGATGTACGCGCCGAGGAGTTGGCTGTGTTTCGTTCAGAGCTGGCAAATGCAGGGATTCAGCTCCTGATTGATGAGTGGGTCACGGTCGATCAACAGATCGTGCTCGTAGGGCGCGATGATATTGGCGGGCCACGAACCTCAGGTGCAGTCGTGGGCAAACCGCTTGCCGAGATCATCCAAACTGCTGATCCGAGCCTACCGCTGTTGGTTATGGATCACAACCCTAATCGATTTGAGGATTCGGTCGCCGTTGGGGCTGATCTCCAAGTTTCCGGCCATACCCATGCTGGGCAGATTTTCCCCTTTACGCTGCTAACCAACCAGATCTACGATCAGCATTGGGGAACCCTAAAAACTGGGGCTAGCCAGTTGGTCGTATCATCGGGCTTTGGCACATGGGGGCCGCCGATTCGGGTTGGTACGATTCCAGAAGTTGTGCGAATTGAGCTAACATTGACTCCCTAG
- a CDS encoding VCBS repeat-containing protein: MQTTTFFRRAVLASIGTIVVSSWLVVNANSQGLLVQTLPNPIDFHPVVTYSSPSRPCELGRGDFNGDGFVDLATANQASSEIQIFLNNGAGVFPTRTPYSVATPCGIDVGDVDGDKDLDIVVTKQTSNQLGVLLGNGDGTFQIAQSFSTGSRPTDVILRDLNQDTELDAVVTNQDSQGVSILLGNGNGTFANQTIYTVQASPTLEAVGDLTGDGYPDVVVANAGSDSVSVLINNANGTFSPTVNYGVGNVPHSAGIGDIDGDSDNDIIAVNRLEQSMTRLINNGTGSFTPLAPTIFLQGPGDIEITDLDADGTLDILATNTINDVDPGTVSIYFGLGNANFTSPQLVTSGVHPTSLIYADLNNDGLVDIATSNFYGNSISVLLRRVPAATSTPTVTSTATSTPTATPTNTPTATPTIQPSVTPVAGSSTTFLPLVTDSRPIFPIVINAVAQPLIPITQQGQIYYTTTLTINSPLPTTGRFYLSSRTDAVAEVRVDDQMTVWADNAVLYETTLTIPQVVEIPRSELESWLDQELTITFRDVAGSVYGNSAVWLIWVP; this comes from the coding sequence ATGCAGACCACAACATTTTTTCGGCGTGCCGTGCTGGCTAGCATCGGTACAATTGTCGTGAGCAGTTGGTTGGTGGTTAACGCCAATAGTCAAGGCTTGCTTGTTCAAACATTGCCTAATCCAATTGATTTTCATCCAGTGGTGACCTATAGTTCACCAAGCCGCCCATGCGAATTGGGTCGTGGTGATTTCAATGGCGATGGTTTTGTTGATCTGGCGACAGCCAATCAGGCAAGTAGCGAAATTCAAATATTTTTAAATAATGGAGCTGGCGTTTTTCCAACGCGCACCCCTTATAGCGTTGCTACTCCTTGTGGCATCGATGTTGGCGATGTTGATGGTGACAAGGATTTAGATATTGTCGTGACCAAGCAAACTTCTAACCAGCTGGGGGTATTGCTGGGCAACGGCGATGGCACGTTCCAAATTGCCCAATCTTTTAGCACTGGTTCACGCCCGACCGATGTAATCTTGCGTGATCTGAATCAAGATACTGAACTTGATGCGGTTGTAACCAACCAAGATAGTCAAGGGGTTAGTATTTTGTTGGGCAATGGCAATGGAACCTTTGCTAATCAAACGATCTACACGGTTCAGGCTTCGCCAACGCTTGAGGCAGTTGGTGATTTAACTGGCGATGGGTATCCTGATGTGGTTGTGGCCAATGCTGGTAGCGATAGTGTCAGCGTGTTGATTAATAACGCGAACGGCACATTTAGCCCAACAGTTAATTATGGGGTTGGCAATGTTCCCCATAGCGCTGGCATTGGCGATATCGATGGTGATAGCGATAACGATATTATCGCGGTTAACCGTTTAGAACAAAGCATGACCCGCTTGATCAATAATGGGACTGGCAGCTTTACGCCACTTGCTCCAACGATTTTCTTGCAAGGCCCAGGCGATATCGAAATAACCGATCTTGATGCTGATGGCACGCTGGATATTTTGGCAACCAATACGATTAATGATGTTGATCCTGGTACGGTCAGTATTTATTTTGGTTTAGGCAATGCCAATTTTACTAGCCCGCAACTGGTTACCTCAGGTGTGCACCCAACGTCGTTAATCTATGCCGATTTGAATAACGATGGCTTAGTAGATATTGCTACCTCAAACTTTTATGGCAATAGTATCAGCGTTTTGTTACGGCGGGTTCCCGCTGCAACAAGCACACCAACCGTAACCTCGACGGCCACGAGCACACCAACCGCAACACCAACCAATACCCCGACGGCCACGCCAACGATCCAACCAAGCGTGACCCCCGTTGCTGGTAGTTCAACGACCTTTTTGCCGCTGGTAACCGATAGTCGCCCAATCTTCCCAATTGTGATTAATGCGGTGGCTCAACCGTTGATTCCAATCACGCAGCAGGGTCAAATTTATTACACAACGACATTAACAATCAATAGTCCATTGCCGACAACTGGGCGTTTCTATCTTTCATCGCGTACTGATGCCGTGGCAGAAGTTCGGGTTGATGATCAAATGACGGTTTGGGCGGATAATGCAGTATTGTATGAAACGACCTTGACCATCCCCCAAGTTGTTGAAATTCCGCGCAGCGAGTTAGAATCATGGCTTGATCAAGAGCTAACCATCACCTTCCGCGATGTAGCTGGCTCGGTTTATGGCAATAGTGCAGTTTGGTTGATTTGGGTTCCTTAG
- a CDS encoding ABC transporter ATP-binding protein — translation MTDVAVRFSNVSKHYPHFSLDRVSFTLATGTIMGFIGANGVGKSTTLRILMGLIHQDAGEVQVLGQSMPTHQVATKYDIGFVSDDMRLYGAATIGWHMDFIRSIYPAWDQVYAESLLKRFDLTAQHKIKGLSHGQRVKATLLLVLARHPRLLVLDEPTTGLDPIARHEVLGALMEVLADAQRTVLFSSHNTRDIEQVADHITFIDQGHIIDSDDKEMYLDRWRRLRVEVPLDVQLPTLPGVVKTGGSGRLMVLTANQYAPGMETAYIHAGATVHAIDSMTLEEIFLASVQSRREGKHV, via the coding sequence ATGACCGATGTGGCCGTTCGATTCTCCAATGTGAGCAAACACTATCCCCACTTTTCGCTTGACCGCGTGAGTTTTACCCTCGCAACCGGCACCATCATGGGTTTTATTGGGGCAAACGGGGTCGGTAAATCAACAACGCTGCGGATTCTTATGGGCTTGATTCATCAGGATGCTGGTGAAGTTCAGGTACTGGGGCAGTCGATGCCCACCCATCAAGTTGCAACCAAATACGATATTGGCTTTGTATCAGACGATATGCGGCTCTATGGCGCAGCGACGATCGGCTGGCATATGGATTTTATTCGCTCAATCTATCCTGCTTGGGACCAAGTGTATGCCGAAAGCTTGCTCAAACGCTTTGATCTTACGGCGCAACACAAAATTAAAGGCCTCTCGCATGGCCAGCGGGTTAAGGCGACACTCCTGCTGGTACTGGCTCGTCATCCCCGACTCTTGGTGCTTGATGAGCCAACCACTGGACTCGACCCGATTGCCCGCCACGAGGTCTTAGGCGCACTGATGGAGGTGCTTGCCGATGCACAACGAACCGTGTTGTTTTCATCGCATAACACCCGCGATATTGAACAAGTCGCCGATCATATAACCTTCATCGACCAAGGACACATTATCGACTCTGATGATAAGGAAATGTACCTTGATCGTTGGCGGCGGCTTCGCGTGGAGGTGCCGTTAGATGTCCAACTACCGACACTGCCTGGAGTCGTTAAGACGGGCGGTAGTGGACGGCTGATGGTTTTGACCGCCAATCAGTATGCTCCGGGCATGGAAACCGCCTACATTCATGCTGGGGCAACAGTCCATGCCATTGATTCGATGACCCTCGAAGAAATTTTTCTGGCCAGTGTGCAAAGCCGACGGGAGGGCAAACACGTATGA
- a CDS encoding ABC-2 transporter permease has protein sequence MNYAVIKRLIYKDWYLNRLTILGYLSAGVIAIGLIAMGNERVLSAGNILLITVVIALGMHVVMSTVIGERTTQTLPFLISLPISIKDYTTAKIFANILIFLGPWLTLLIATLAVILGREALPDGLVIYTIIILTELFASYCFVLATALVSESQGWTIGATLVGNLFFQAFLSYVSQIPAIQATMNVDAIAWNQTSILFLLGEALAIVLLLGGTYVFQARKSDFIW, from the coding sequence ATGAACTACGCAGTTATTAAACGCCTGATTTACAAAGATTGGTATCTTAATCGCTTGACGATTTTGGGCTATCTTAGCGCAGGGGTGATCGCCATTGGCCTGATCGCTATGGGGAACGAGCGGGTGCTCTCAGCAGGGAACATCCTCCTGATCACGGTTGTCATTGCGCTCGGCATGCATGTGGTTATGAGTACCGTGATCGGCGAACGCACGACGCAGACATTACCGTTTCTGATCAGCCTGCCGATCTCGATCAAGGATTATACAACCGCGAAAATATTCGCGAATATCCTGATTTTCCTCGGCCCGTGGCTGACCCTGCTAATTGCTACTCTGGCGGTGATTCTCGGACGAGAGGCGCTGCCTGATGGCCTCGTCATCTATACCATCATCATCTTGACCGAGCTATTCGCCAGTTATTGCTTTGTTCTAGCAACTGCCTTGGTCAGCGAATCGCAGGGTTGGACGATTGGCGCGACACTGGTTGGCAATCTGTTCTTTCAAGCCTTTCTCTCCTACGTATCCCAGATTCCTGCCATTCAAGCGACCATGAATGTTGACGCTATTGCTTGGAACCAAACATCCATCCTGTTCCTGCTGGGCGAAGCGCTTGCCATTGTGCTGCTTTTAGGCGGAACCTACGTATTCCAAGCCAGAAAAAGCGATTTTATCTGGTGA